The following are encoded in a window of Gossypium raimondii isolate GPD5lz chromosome 13, ASM2569854v1, whole genome shotgun sequence genomic DNA:
- the LOC105784101 gene encoding protein FLOURY 1-like has product MLIPGRFILVLITCSVLELHKRGLQVFVAFMMDCASCLKFLLPGNEFFGFGFLVFGRFSHVFNVLGLVFVFGMGLKFLQFGLSNKGIMQFLCDARGKSNDLRGGICSKHDLNEVYDPNITKSIDNCKEILKKDTDFDAKYGVEEGTDEKEKECCPEDEEFDVMSLRKLVKIERRRTKAAYRELEKERTAASSAADEAMAMILRLQNEKSSVEIDANQFKRMAEQKQEYDQQVIESLQWIVMKHESEWSSLENQLQLCKQKLKLYMEDDELDQFELDGGLDHFHDA; this is encoded by the coding sequence ATGCTGATTCCGGGTCGGTTTATTTTGGTGTTGATTACCTGCTCTGTTCTTGAGTTGCATAAGAGGGGTTTACAGGTTTTTGTGGCTTTCATGATGGATTGTGCTTCTTGCTTGAAGTTTCTTCTCCCTGGGAATGAATTTTTCGGATTTGGGTTCTTGGTGTTTGGTCGTTTCTCGCATGTTTTCAATGTATTGGGGCTGGTTTTTGTGTTTGGTATGGGGTTAAAGTTTTTGCAATTTGGTTTGAGTAACAAGGGTATAATGCAATTTTTGTGTGATGCTAGAGGGAAATCAAATGATTTGAGAGGTGGGATTTGTTCCAAACATGATCTGAATGAGGTTTATGATCCAAATATTACGAAATCCATAGACAATTGCAAAGAAATCCTCAAAAAAGATACTGATTTTGACGCTAAATATGGTGTGGAAGAGGGCACtgatgaaaaggaaaaagaatgtTGTCCAGAAGATGAAGAATTTGATGTAATGTCATTGAGGAAATTGGTTAAAATCGAAAGGAGAAGAACGAAAGCTGCTTATCGAGAGCTCGAGAAGGAGAGGACCGCCGCCTCGTCTGCGGCAGACGAGGCAATGGCCATGATTTTGCGGCTCCAGAACGAAAAGAGTTCAGTTGAAATCGATGCTAACCAGTTCAAGAGAATGGCAGAGCAGAAGCAGGAGTATGATCAACAAGTCATTGAATCACTGCAATGGATTGTAATGAAACATGAGTCAGAATGGAGTTCATTGGAAAACCAGTTGCAATTGTGCAAGCAGAAGCTGAAGCTTTATATGGAAGATGATGAATTAGACCAATTTGAACTTGATGGTGGCCTCGACCATTTTCATGATGCTTAA
- the LOC128036039 gene encoding protein FLOURY 1-like — protein sequence NGDFSKHDLNEVYDPNITKSIDNCKEILKKDTDFDAKYGVEEGTDEKEKECCPEDEEFDVMSLRKLVKIERRRTKAAYRELEKERTAASSAADEAMAMILRLQNEKSSVEIDANQFKRMAEQKQEYDQQVIESLQWIVMKHESEWSSLENQLQLCKQKLKLYMEDDELDQFELDGGLDHFHDA from the coding sequence AATGGTGATTTTTCCAAACATGATCTGAATGAGGTTTATGATCCAAATATTACGAAATCCATAGACAATTGCAAAGAAATCCTCAAAAAAGATACTGATTTTGACGCTAAATATGGTGTGGAAGAGGGCACtgatgaaaaggaaaaagaatgtTGTCCAGAAGATGAAGAATTTGATGTAATGTCATTGAGGAAATTGGTTAAAATCGAAAGGAGAAGAACGAAAGCTGCTTATCGAGAGCTCGAGAAGGAGAGGACCGCCGCCTCGTCTGCGGCAGACGAGGCAATGGCCATGATTTTGCGGCTCCAGAACGAAAAGAGTTCAGTTGAAATCGATGCTAACCAGTTCAAGAGAATGGCAGAGCAGAAGCAGGAGTATGATCAACAAGTCATTGAATCACTGCAATGGATTGTAATGAAACATGAGTCAGAATGGAGTTCATTGGAAAACCAGTTGCAATTGTGCAAGCAGAAGCTGAAGCTTTATATGGAAGATGATGAATTAGACCAATTTGAACTTGATGGTGGCCTCGACCATTTTCATGATGCTTAA